The proteins below come from a single Candidatus Campbellbacteria bacterium genomic window:
- a CDS encoding MBL fold metallo-hydrolase: MNITHHENSCFCLSSKDVSVVCNPSDSKGKSLKGDIALVSLNDSDFNGVAKIKNEKDVFVIDHAGEYEVKGVSVLGISVKTNYKGKEKINTIYSFEIESIRCCVLGAVSEKTITDKTREAIGQVDIVFVPIGGGHLLSASEGYRLAISLQPSLIIPTSYKGNEAEVKKFIKAHGDDKKDSVSKLSIKKNNLMSESTDVAIIDYS; the protein is encoded by the coding sequence ATGAATATAACACACCACGAAAATTCTTGTTTCTGTCTTTCAAGTAAAGATGTCTCTGTCGTATGCAACCCCTCTGACTCAAAAGGGAAGTCATTGAAGGGTGATATCGCGCTGGTTTCTCTTAACGACTCCGATTTTAACGGAGTGGCAAAAATAAAAAATGAAAAAGATGTGTTCGTCATAGATCACGCAGGTGAATATGAAGTCAAGGGTGTCAGTGTTCTTGGTATCTCAGTAAAAACTAATTACAAAGGTAAAGAAAAAATAAACACAATATATTCATTTGAAATTGAATCCATAAGATGTTGTGTTTTGGGTGCCGTGTCAGAAAAAACAATAACAGACAAAACACGAGAAGCGATAGGGCAGGTTGATATCGTCTTTGTGCCTATAGGTGGGGGACATCTGCTCTCTGCTTCTGAAGGTTATAGACTTGCGATATCTCTGCAACCTTCGTTAATCATACCAACCTCATACAAAGGCAACGAAGCAGAGGTAAAAAAATTCATAAAAGCCCACGGCGATGACAAAAAAGATTCAGTGAGCAAACTCTCAATAAAAAAGAACAACCTTATGTCTGAGTCGACAGATGTCGCGATAATTGATTATTCCTAA
- the gyrA gene encoding DNA gyrase subunit A: protein MPKDKKNTEEPEDKNVHVNIQPAEITEQMRSAYLDYAMSTITSRALPDVRDGLKPVQRRIMYAMHGIGLNHTAKTRKSARITGEVVSKYHPHGTVSVYDTMVKLAQEFNTRYPLVIGQGNYGSIDGDPPAAERYTEAKLSKIAEELLKDVNKETVSWIPNYENTTKEPTVLPARIPNLILNGTLGIAVGMATDVPPHNIVEVVSALKHLIDDPEATNEDLLEHIKGPDFPTGGIVYNRKDIHHAYATGRGGVVVRGEAEIVDGKRGSSIIIKSIPYKVNKSRLVMKIAQLAREKKIEGIKDLRDESTSDINVVIDLKPSAQPQKILNYLYKHTQLEDTFHYNITVLVGGVPKTLSLKALLEEFIKHRETIITRRTKFDLNKAKEREHIVAGLKKALDHIDEIIKLVKKAKDVKEARASLIKKFKFSDRQAEAILEMKIQKLTGLERKELEDELKKLRALIKELEALLKSKKKIYDEIKKDLKEVEENYGDKRRTKIMSSALKTFSDEDLIPDELSVLVLTEGGYVKRTNPTTYKRQKRGGVGVVDLNTKEEDAIKLLLTTSSHSNMLFFSDYGKVYSIKMYEIPEGKKATRGKSLANFISLSAGEKVTSVLDVPSDFKEKKGSLFIVTKHGVVKKMKVKHFESVRQNGLIALTLKKDDKLIDALFLAEKDEIMLFSKKGKAIRFAESDIREMGRTASGVKGVGLDKDDEVVSVGKISSDAKNVNVLTISKKGYGKLTPVKEYRIQKRGGRGISSMKVGEKTGPVVTGIIVDENVSELATMSAKGQVIRTEIKQMKKLGRQTQGVKIMRLRTGDSVASATTYSYE, encoded by the coding sequence ATGCCCAAAGACAAAAAAAACACAGAAGAGCCAGAGGACAAGAATGTCCATGTCAACATACAGCCTGCTGAAATAACAGAGCAGATGCGCTCTGCATATTTGGACTATGCAATGTCAACTATCACATCTCGCGCCCTTCCAGATGTTCGTGATGGTTTGAAACCAGTCCAAAGAAGAATAATGTATGCGATGCACGGGATAGGATTGAACCACACTGCAAAAACAAGAAAGTCAGCAAGGATAACCGGTGAGGTAGTGAGCAAATACCACCCACACGGAACGGTCTCTGTTTATGACACAATGGTTAAGCTCGCGCAGGAGTTCAACACAAGATATCCGCTTGTTATAGGACAGGGTAACTACGGCTCCATAGACGGAGATCCACCTGCCGCTGAAAGATACACAGAAGCAAAACTTTCTAAAATAGCTGAGGAATTGTTAAAGGATGTAAATAAAGAAACAGTTTCTTGGATTCCTAATTATGAAAACACCACAAAAGAACCAACAGTTCTTCCTGCGCGTATCCCTAATTTAATTTTGAACGGAACACTCGGAATAGCGGTTGGAATGGCAACTGATGTCCCACCGCACAATATAGTTGAAGTTGTCTCTGCATTAAAACACCTCATAGACGACCCCGAAGCAACAAATGAAGATTTACTTGAACACATAAAAGGACCTGATTTTCCAACAGGTGGGATTGTTTATAACAGAAAAGACATACACCACGCTTATGCAACAGGCAGAGGAGGGGTTGTCGTTCGCGGCGAAGCAGAAATAGTAGACGGAAAAAGGGGTTCATCAATAATCATTAAATCAATACCATACAAAGTAAACAAATCAAGGTTGGTAATGAAAATAGCACAACTTGCGCGTGAGAAAAAAATAGAAGGAATTAAAGACCTAAGAGATGAATCAACCTCAGATATAAATGTAGTCATAGATCTCAAGCCATCAGCACAACCGCAAAAAATACTCAACTATTTATACAAACACACACAGCTTGAAGACACATTTCACTACAACATAACAGTCCTTGTCGGTGGCGTCCCAAAAACTCTTTCTCTGAAAGCGCTTCTTGAGGAGTTTATAAAACACAGAGAAACCATCATAACCCGCAGAACCAAATTTGATTTGAACAAAGCAAAGGAAAGAGAGCACATAGTCGCCGGACTTAAAAAAGCACTTGATCACATTGATGAGATAATCAAGTTGGTAAAAAAGGCGAAAGATGTGAAAGAAGCGCGGGCATCCCTTATAAAAAAGTTCAAATTCTCGGACAGACAGGCAGAGGCAATTTTGGAAATGAAAATCCAGAAATTAACCGGACTTGAAAGAAAAGAACTTGAAGATGAACTTAAAAAATTGAGGGCTTTAATAAAGGAATTGGAGGCACTTTTGAAAAGCAAGAAGAAAATATATGATGAAATTAAGAAAGATCTCAAAGAAGTAGAGGAGAATTATGGCGACAAAAGAAGGACAAAAATCATGTCTTCTGCGCTCAAGACATTTTCAGATGAAGACCTTATCCCAGATGAACTTAGCGTCCTTGTTCTCACAGAAGGCGGTTATGTAAAAAGGACAAACCCAACAACATACAAAAGACAAAAAAGAGGCGGAGTTGGTGTCGTTGACCTAAACACGAAAGAAGAAGACGCGATAAAACTATTGCTCACAACAAGTAGCCATAGCAATATGTTGTTTTTCTCTGATTATGGAAAAGTATATTCAATAAAAATGTATGAAATACCAGAAGGCAAAAAGGCAACCAGAGGAAAATCGCTTGCAAACTTTATTTCTTTATCAGCAGGTGAAAAAGTCACCTCCGTCTTGGATGTCCCATCAGACTTCAAAGAAAAAAAGGGTTCGTTGTTTATCGTAACAAAGCACGGCGTGGTGAAAAAAATGAAAGTAAAACATTTTGAATCTGTAAGACAGAACGGACTGATAGCACTTACTCTCAAAAAAGATGACAAACTGATAGACGCGCTCTTTTTGGCTGAAAAAGATGAGATAATGTTGTTCTCAAAAAAAGGCAAGGCAATAAGATTTGCAGAAAGTGATATTCGCGAGATGGGAAGAACCGCCTCCGGTGTTAAAGGAGTGGGACTTGATAAAGATGATGAAGTTGTATCTGTAGGCAAAATATCAAGTGACGCTAAAAATGTAAATGTCTTAACAATTTCTAAAAAAGGTTATGGAAAACTAACCCCAGTTAAAGAATACAGAATACAAAAAAGAGGTGGCAGGGGTATTTCCTCAATGAAAGTCGGTGAAAAAACAGGTCCCGTTGTAACCGGCATCATCGTGGACGAAAATGTATCAGAACTCGCGACCATGTCTGCAAAAGGTCAGGTGATAAGAACAGAAATAAAACAAATGAAAAAACTTGGTCGCCAAACACAAGGCGTGAAAATTATGAGATTAAGAACAGGTGACAGTGTCGCCTCCGCCACAACATATTCATATGAATAA
- a CDS encoding methyltransferase domain-containing protein — protein sequence MNNHPLENIKQAGIKSGSIVIDFGAGLGEYTNEVSKVIGENGKVYALDIQKDLVQSLKERMREKGRENAVFIWGNLEKERSTGMEANCADFVIMANVLFQINNKDIAIKEAKRVLKQGGILLFIDWLDSFDGLGPSPDMIIKEEDVRDWVSNADFIIVRPIKTGEHHFGFIAEKK from the coding sequence ATGAATAACCATCCATTAGAGAATATAAAACAAGCAGGAATAAAAAGCGGAAGCATAGTTATTGATTTTGGTGCAGGACTTGGCGAGTACACAAATGAAGTAAGCAAAGTAATAGGTGAAAACGGCAAAGTGTATGCACTTGATATACAAAAAGATTTAGTTCAATCACTAAAAGAAAGAATGCGAGAAAAGGGAAGAGAAAACGCTGTATTTATCTGGGGCAACCTTGAGAAAGAGAGAAGCACAGGGATGGAGGCGAATTGTGCTGATTTTGTCATAATGGCAAATGTCTTGTTCCAGATAAACAATAAAGATATCGCTATAAAAGAAGCAAAAAGAGTGCTCAAACAGGGCGGCATCCTTCTTTTCATAGACTGGCTAGACTCTTTTGATGGTCTTGGACCAAGCCCTGATATGATTATAAAAGAGGAGGATGTGCGTGACTGGGTCAGCAATGCGGATTTCATAATAGTCCGTCCAATAAAGACAGGAGAGCATCACTTCGGTTTTATAGCAGAAAAAAAATGA
- a CDS encoding extracellular solute-binding protein: MKTNFSQGLIVQYVLLGIFAAVAVGFVAFISLYRGSSDSASGLDLTGFTIWGTLPQEHVLPVLNKLIEQDTSYENIAYFERDPITFIDEFVNAVASGRGPDLVLLSHESIIREYDKLISIPYSYFPQSEYRNSYFEVADVLIAPEGILAIPFATDPIILFYNKETQKSIFRADIPNSWEDIAIKITPAATIKNGSVITASGIALGSFNNISYAKDIISTLLLQAGIPIVYRTENGSFVSSLQPFGSQESVLSPANVVFRFYTEFSNPNKSVYSWNNSLRDDRELFLSGKLFLYLAPASEYEILTRANPNLNFGTSIIPQPKGAPSPKTFARLYAFAIPRSARDSALSISVANILSDVNVIAQTNPILPPPHRALFSSYPDSEFGNTVYRSVLISDTWHDPSFRETEIIFRNAILSIISGRESTRNAIEGIQQNIEAIILRREEASQQ; this comes from the coding sequence ATGAAAACAAATTTTTCACAAGGATTAATAGTTCAATATGTTTTGTTAGGAATATTTGCAGCAGTCGCTGTTGGTTTTGTCGCATTCATTTCTCTTTACAGAGGAAGCAGCGACTCAGCAAGCGGACTTGATCTTACAGGTTTTACTATATGGGGAACACTCCCACAGGAACATGTTTTACCAGTACTGAACAAACTTATTGAACAAGACACATCTTATGAAAACATAGCATACTTTGAAAGAGACCCAATAACTTTTATTGATGAATTTGTAAACGCAGTCGCAAGTGGAAGAGGACCCGACTTAGTGCTACTCTCTCACGAATCAATAATAAGAGAGTATGACAAGTTGATAAGCATACCTTACTCTTATTTCCCACAATCAGAATATAGAAACTCTTACTTTGAAGTCGCTGATGTTTTGATCGCACCAGAAGGCATTTTGGCAATTCCTTTTGCTACTGACCCAATAATACTTTTCTACAACAAAGAAACACAGAAAAGTATATTTCGCGCAGACATACCAAATTCTTGGGAAGACATAGCAATTAAAATAACCCCCGCAGCAACCATAAAAAACGGTTCCGTAATCACCGCAAGTGGCATTGCGCTTGGCTCTTTTAACAACATATCCTATGCAAAAGACATAATATCAACACTCCTTCTACAAGCCGGCATCCCAATCGTTTACAGAACAGAAAACGGCTCCTTTGTTTCCTCATTACAACCATTCGGCAGTCAAGAAAGCGTTTTATCTCCAGCAAATGTAGTCTTCCGTTTTTATACCGAATTCTCAAATCCAAACAAAAGCGTGTACTCTTGGAACAACTCACTCCGCGATGACAGAGAACTCTTCTTATCAGGAAAATTATTTTTATATCTTGCACCTGCGAGTGAGTATGAAATTCTTACAAGAGCAAACCCAAATCTCAATTTTGGAACATCCATAATCCCACAACCAAAAGGAGCACCCTCACCAAAAACTTTTGCCCGACTATACGCATTTGCTATTCCAAGATCCGCAAGAGACTCCGCACTCTCAATCTCAGTAGCAAACATACTTTCAGATGTTAATGTGATAGCACAGACAAACCCCATCCTACCTCCCCCTCACAGAGCACTATTCTCATCTTACCCAGACAGCGAGTTTGGAAACACCGTCTATAGATCCGTGCTCATATCAGACACATGGCACGACCCCTCCTTCAGAGAAACAGAAATAATATTTAGAAACGCCATTTTATCCATTATTTCTGGTCGAGAATCAACAAGAAACGCCATAGAAGGAATACAACAAAATATTGAAGCAATTATTTTAAGAAGAGAAGAAGCATCCCAGCAATAG